Proteins encoded by one window of Pseudochaenichthys georgianus chromosome 9, fPseGeo1.2, whole genome shotgun sequence:
- the nipsnap1 gene encoding protein NipSnap homolog 1, with protein MATTVWSRGQMLFGYSSRLHRATRRFSESGDKGWFRSVFAHKLDARKDAHSNLLSKKETSNLYKIQFHNVKPECMEAYNSLEAEVQTRLHQNQDYPCEVVGSWNTWYGEQDQAVHLWRYRGGYPALTECLKKLNNDKAYFEFRKERAKMLISRRNQLLLEFSFWNEPVPRPGPNIYEMRTYFLKPGTMIEWGNHWARAIMHRQENNEAIGGFFSQIGDLYVVHHLWAYESLQSREDTRSSAWLKDGWDANVYYTVPLIRSMESRIMIPTKSSPLQ; from the exons ATGGCCACGACTGTGTGGTCCAGAGGACAGATGTTGTTCGGGTATTCCTCGAGGCTGCACCGAGCAACCAG GAGGTTTTCGGAAAGCGGAGACAAAGGCTGGTTCCGTTCCGTCTTTGCGCACAAACTGGATGCCAGGAAAGATGCCCACTCCAACCTGTTGTCAAAGAAAGAGACCAGCAACCTGTATAAAATTCAAT TTCACAACGTCAAACCAGAGTGCATGGAAGCATACAACAGTCTAGA GGCTGAGGTGCAAACCAGGCTCCATCAGAACCAGGATTACCCATGTGAGGTGGTCGGAAGCTGGAATACCTGGTATGGAGAACAGGACCAAGCAG TGCATCTATGGCGATACAGAGGAGGATACCCGGCCTTGACTGAATGCCTGAAGAAGCTGAACAATGACAAG GCGTATTTCGAGTTTCGCAAAGAGAGGGCAAAAATGTTGATTTCAAGGCGAAATCAGCTCCTCCTGGAATTCAGTTTCTGGAATGAACCCGTGCCCAGACCAGGACCAAACATCTATGAAATGCGAACATATTTTCTCAAG CCAGGAACCATGATTGAATGGGGAAACCACTG GGCGAGGGCAATCATGCACAGACAGGAAAACAACGAAGCAATCGGCGGCTTCTTCTCACAGATCGGGGACCTATATGTTGTTCATCATTTGTGGG CGTATGAAAGCCTCCAGTCCCGAGAGGACACCAGGAGCTCTGCCTGGCTGAAGGACGGATGGGATGCAAATGTGTATTATACCG